In Fundulus heteroclitus isolate FHET01 chromosome 17, MU-UCD_Fhet_4.1, whole genome shotgun sequence, the following are encoded in one genomic region:
- the elapor2 gene encoding endosome/lysosome-associated apoptosis and autophagy regulator family member 2 isoform X2, translating to MWEQVRTRCCARCLFSIHLLFLLLFISSSSGAQQSAASAEGHLPPCDKGDYYYQYTECDSTGSRWRVAIPLSSGSCSDLPSPTKGTDCSFSCPAGMFLEMSSQLCTPCAAGSYSLGSGLRFDQWDAIPAGFTSLASFLDPGPNVEDIQACNSSSWTPQGVYLESNRDECTVSLVYAVHLEKQGSVSFTYQYPDNNIFFEFYVQNEQCQEMSQTDDQKWIKVTSSGEWGTHTVSLKSGTNILYWRTTGIIVGGKMVKPVLLKNIQIEGVAYTSQCFPCRPGWFSPTPGSSSCQACPSNTYSRKGASSCSPCPEHYYSHEGWAECKVRPPCSEKDYFQIHTACDSEGKTQVLYRWVEPKICVENITGAVKLPATGQREPCPPCNPGYYNSNDSTCLPCPPGTHSDGTYVCVECPAGTEPVLGYEYKWWNVLPPNMKTSCFNVGNSKCDDMNGWEVAGDHVRSGAGSSDNDYLILSLHVPGFKVPASLSGMTGGEFGRITFVFETICSADCELYFMMDVNSKSTTVVESWEGSKGKQAFSHSMTRNASVTYTWAFQRTSHALDVRRYVSDTVKIYSISVTNVLEGVASACRACALVPQNSQRAGSSCVPCPAGFFIDRDTNRCQECPSNTYLSGRHTYGQDACIACGPGSISNKEHSRCFSDCSFTHTENNRTLTFDLSPMSDVASLILGPSFTSKGTKYLHLFNISLCGHQGKRAAICTDNVTDVSSKDDQGDLSQFVNTVDSFLCQSTIIPGDGRGFRMAISSQSISLADTFMGATVDTVLYGVNAKPDLFPENPHDVPDINFFYRSTQATASCDQGRSSVITVRCDPENSDRGQISVPSSCPAGTCDGCTFHFLWESASACPRCTEADYHLIEGACKGGVQETLYVWNEPKLCTKGVALPPRSSAPCEVIALWLKVGLGVGAFVAVLLVSLTFYFWKKNKRLEYKYSRLVMSANKEGELPAADSCALAEGEEAEDDVVYTQKPSLLGKLRAIANKHENGESSESVQLNSSQADRWVFG from the exons ATGTGGGAGCAGGTGCGCACCCGTTGCTGCGCCCGCTGCCTCTTCTCCatccacctcctcttcctcctcctcttcatcagcagcagcagcggcgctCAGCAATCGGCGGCGTCAGCCGAAGGACACCTGCCGCCGTGCGACAAG GGAGACTACTACTACCAGTACACAGAGTGTGACAGCACAGGGTCCAGATGGAGGGTCGCCATCCCACTCAGCTCAGGGTCCTGCTCGGACCTTCCCTCTCCGACCAAAGGCACCGACTGCT CCTTCTCCTGTCCAGCTGGAATGTTTCTGGAAATGTCTTCCCAGTTGTGCACGCCGTGCGCAGCCGGATCTTACTCTCTGGGCAGCGGCCTGAGGTTCGACCAATGGGACGCCATTCCTGCTGGCTTCACAAGCCTGGCCAGCTTTTTGGACCCTGGGCCAAACGTAGAGGACATTCAGGCCTGTAACAG CTCATCATGGACGCCGCAGGGTGTGTACCTGGAGTCCAACCGCGACGAGTGCACGGTCTCCCTAGTTTACGCCGTCCATCTGGAAAAACAGGGATCTGTGTCTTTCACCTATCAGTATCCAGACAACAACATTTTCTTTGAATTCTAC GTCCAGAACGAGCAGTGCCAGGAGATGTCCCAGACCGACGACCAGAAGTGGATTAAAGTCACTAGCAGTGGAGAATGGGGCACACATACA GTGAGCCTGAAGTCGGGCACAAACATCCTGTACTGGAGGACGACTGGGATAATTGTCGGAGGAAAGATGGTGAAACCGGTGCTGCTGAAGAACATCCAAATAGAGG GTGTTGCCTACACGTCACAGTGTTTTCCATGTCGGCCCGGCTGGTTCAGCCCGACGCCCGGTTCCTCCTCCTGCCAAGCGTGCCCTAGCAACACTTACTCCAGGAAGGGAGCGTCCTCCTGTTCGCCCTGCCCTGAACACTACTACTCCC ATGAGGGATGGGCTGAATGTAAGGTGAGACCGCCCTGCTCGGAGAAGGATTACTTCCAGATTCACACAGCCTGCGACAGCGAGGGAAAG ACGCAGGTGCTGTATCGCTGGGTGGAGCCCAAAATCTGCGTGGAGAACATCACGGGGGCCGTCAAGCTGCCTGCGACAGGACAGAGAGAGCCCTGCCCCCCATGCAACCCCGGCTACTACAACAGCAACGACTCCACCTGTCTGCCCTGCCCACCTGGAACACACTCTGACGGCAcctatg TGTGCGTTGAGTGCCCTGCAGGTACAGAACCCGTGTTGGGTTACGAGTACAAATGGTGGAACGTGCTGCCTCCCAACATGAAGACCTCTTGTTTCAACGTGGGGAACTCCAAATGTGACGACATGAACG GATGGGAGGTCGCTGGAGATCATGTTCGCAGCGGAGCGGGAAGTTCTGATAACGATTACCTCATCCTAAGTCTGCACGTGCCTGGGTTTAA GGTGCCGGCCTCGCTCTCAGGGATGACTGGCGGAGAGTTTGGACGCATCACCTTTGTGTTCGAGACCATCTGCTCTGCTGACTGTGAGCTCTACTTCATGATG GACGTGAACAGCAAGAGCACCACAGTGGTGGAGTCCTGGGAGGGCAGCAAGGGGAAGCAGGCGTTCTCGCACAGCATGACCAGAAACGCCTCCGTCACGTACACCTGGGCCTTTCAGAGGACGAGCCACGCTCTGGAT GTCCGCCGTTACGTCAGCGACACGGTGAAGATCTACTCCATCAGTGTGACCAATGTCCTGGAAGGGGTGGCGTCGGCGTGCCGGGCCTGCGCTCTCGTTCCGCAGAACTCCCAGCGCGCCGGCTCCTCCTGCGTTCCCTGCCCCGCTGGTTTCTTTATCGACCGCGACACAAACAGGTGCCAGGAGTGCCCGTCCAACACCTACCTGAGCGGGCGACACACCTATGGCCAGGACGCGTGCATTGCCTGTGGACCTGGAAGCATCAGCAACAAG gAGCATTCCCGCTGCTTCAGCGACTGCTCTTTCACCCACACAGAGAACAACAGAacgctgacctttgacctcagcCCCATGAGTGACGTGGCTTCGCTGATACTGGGGCCAAGTTTCACCTCTAAAGGCACAAAGTACCTTCACCTGTTCAACATCAGCCTCTGTGGCCACCAG GGAAAAAGAGCCGCCATCTGCACCGACAACGTCACCGACGTGTCCAGCAAAGACGACCAGGGGGACTTGTCTCAGTTCGTCAACACGGTGGACAGCTTCCTCTGCCAGTCCACCATCATCCCCGGAGATGGGCGGGGCTTCAGGATGGCCATTTCCTCCCAGTCCATCAGCCTCGCTGACACCTTCATGG GGGCCACAGTGGACACCGTTCTCTATGGAGTGAACGCCAAGCCGGACCTGTTCCCAGAGAATCCACACGACGTTCCCGACATCAACTTCTTCTACAG GTCAACACAGGCGACGGCCTCCTGTGATCAGGGTCGAAGTTCTGTCATCACGGTTCGCTGTGACCCAGAAAACTCTGACCGAGGACAAATCTCTGTGCCCAG CTCCTGTCCAGCAGGAACGTGTGATGGATGCACGTTTCACTTCCTGTGGGAGAGCGCCAGCGCCTGTCCGCGCTGCACCGAGGCCGACTACCACCTGATCGAGGGAGCCTGCAAAGGAGGCGTCCAG GAAACCTTGTACGTGTGGAACGAGCCGAAGCTGTGCACCAAAGGTGTGGCGCTGCCTCCTCGAAGCTCCGCCCCCTGCGAGGTCATCGCTCTGTGGCTGAAGGTCGGCCTTGGAGTCGGAGCCTTCGTCGCCGTGCTGCTCGTCTCCCTCACTTTCTAtttctggaagaaaaacaagag GCTGGAGTACAAATACTCTCGTCTGGTGATGTCTGCCAACAAGGAAGGTGAGCTGCCAGCTGCAGACAGCTGTGCCCTGGCTGAAGGGGAGGAGGCCGAGGACGACGTGGTCTACACCCAGAAACCCTCCCTGCTGGGGAAACTCAGGGCCATCGCCAACAAG catgAGAACGGAGAGAGCAGCGAGTCGGTGCAGCTGAACTCCTCTCAGGCCGATCGATGGGTTTTTGGATAA
- the klhl42 gene encoding kelch-like protein 42, with the protein MSADQIIAIVVDDRTYEVNKKKLIEKSDYFRALYSSGMRESTEDSVQLQGLSVPGLELVLEFINTSKVQVVNETLEDLIETASFLQVTSILKLLSSEIRPENCVELYNLSEVYGTHDLRSACLKYMSCHYHPMLRRPEFHSLPAAVRDQVREMRMRGTATLVAIGDFTCLSLDVPEQDEPWSMLRYGEAEQRWKPLANNLPPDMVNVRGYGSAVLDNYLFIAGGYRMTSQEISAVHCYNPCRNEWNQVAPLNQKRSNFKLLAVQGKLYAVGGQCLGTVECYTPEQDWWTCVSSMPDPLAEFSACECRGMIYVMGGYTARDRNTSVLRYCVASDTWSVFQTCPAHVRKQQMLSVEDTIYLVGGYTHELEAGRRQQQQQRRPSQTEDVLTVQSYNVSTGEWVQLKENTSKSGLNLTCTLHNDGVYIMSRDIGLPTSLEHRVFLKYNIFSDAWEAFRRFPALGQNMLLCSLYLPNTL; encoded by the exons ATGTCAGCGGACCAGATCATAGCCATCGTGGTGGACGACAGAACCTACGAGGTGAACAAAAAGAAGCTGATCGAGAAAAGCGACTACTTCCGAGCGCTCTACAGCTCCGGGATGAGGGAGTCCACGGAGGACTCCGTCCAGCTGCAAGGACTCAGCGTCCCCGGCCTGGAGCTGGTCCTGGAGTTCATCAACACCTCCAAGGTCCAGGTGGTCAACGAGACCCTCGAGGATCTGATCGAGACCGCCTCCTTCCTGCAGGTCACCTCCATCCTGAAGCTGCTGAGCTCGGAGATCCGGCCGGAGAACTGCGTGGAGCTGTACAATCTCTCCGAGGTGTACGGGACCCACGACCTGAGGAGCGCCTGCCTGAAGTACATGAGCTGCCACTACCACCCCATGCTGCGCCGGCCCGAGTTCCACAGCCTGCCCGCCGCCGTGAGGGACCAGGTCCGGGAGATGCGCATGAGGGGCACCGCCACCCTGGTGGCCATCGGAGACTTCACCTGTCTGTCCCTGGACGTGCCCGAGCAGGACGAGCCCTGGTCCATGCTCAGGTATGGAGAGGCGGAGCAGCGGTGGAAGCCCCTGGCCAACAACCTGCCCCCGGACATGGTCAACGTGAGGGGCTACGGCTCTGCGGTCCTGGATAACTACCTGTTCATAGCAGGCGGCTACAGGATGACCAGCCAGGAGATCTCCGCCGTGCACTGCTACAACCCCTGCAGGAACGAGTGGAATCAGGTGGCTCCTCTCAACCAGAAGAG GTCCAACTTTAAGCTGCTGGCGGTGCAGGGGAAGCTGTACGCCGTGGGAGGCCAGTGTCTGGGCACCGTGGAGTGTTACACACCTGAGCAGGACTGGTGGACCTGCGTCTCCTCCATGCCTGATCCTCTGGCCGAGTTCTCAGCCTGCGAGTGTCGGGGAATGATCTACGTCATGGGCGGATACACCGCGAGAG ACAGAAACACCAGCGTGCTGCGCTACTGCGTCGCCTCCGACACCTGGTCGGTCTTCCAGACGTGTCCCGCCCACGTCCGCAAGCAGCAGATGCTCTCGGTGGAAGACACCATCTACCTGGTGGGCGGCTACACCCATGAGCTGGAGGCGGgccggcggcagcagcagcagcagcggcgccCCAGCCAGACGGAGGACGTGCTGACGGTGCAGTCGTACAACGTCTCCACGGGGGAGTGGGTCCAGCTGAAGGAGAACACGTCCAAGTCGGGCCTGAACCTGACGTGCACGCTGCACAACGACGGCGTCTACATCATGAGCCGGGACATCGGGCTGCCCACCAGCCTGGAGCACCGCGTCTTCCTCAAATACAACATATTCTCCGACGCTTGGGAGGCCTTCAGACGCTTCCCGGCTCTGGGGCAGAACATGCTGCTCTGCTCGCTCTACCTGCCCAACACGCTCTGA
- the elapor2 gene encoding endosome/lysosome-associated apoptosis and autophagy regulator family member 2 isoform X1, which yields MWEQVRTRCCARCLFSIHLLFLLLFISSSSGAQQSAASAEGHLPPCDKGDYYYQYTECDSTGSRWRVAIPLSSGSCSDLPSPTKGTDCSFSCPAGMFLEMSSQLCTPCAAGSYSLGSGLRFDQWDAIPAGFTSLASFLDPGPNVEDIQACNSSSSSWTPQGVYLESNRDECTVSLVYAVHLEKQGSVSFTYQYPDNNIFFEFYVQNEQCQEMSQTDDQKWIKVTSSGEWGTHTVSLKSGTNILYWRTTGIIVGGKMVKPVLLKNIQIEGVAYTSQCFPCRPGWFSPTPGSSSCQACPSNTYSRKGASSCSPCPEHYYSHEGWAECKVRPPCSEKDYFQIHTACDSEGKTQVLYRWVEPKICVENITGAVKLPATGQREPCPPCNPGYYNSNDSTCLPCPPGTHSDGTYVCVECPAGTEPVLGYEYKWWNVLPPNMKTSCFNVGNSKCDDMNGWEVAGDHVRSGAGSSDNDYLILSLHVPGFKVPASLSGMTGGEFGRITFVFETICSADCELYFMMDVNSKSTTVVESWEGSKGKQAFSHSMTRNASVTYTWAFQRTSHALDVRRYVSDTVKIYSISVTNVLEGVASACRACALVPQNSQRAGSSCVPCPAGFFIDRDTNRCQECPSNTYLSGRHTYGQDACIACGPGSISNKEHSRCFSDCSFTHTENNRTLTFDLSPMSDVASLILGPSFTSKGTKYLHLFNISLCGHQGKRAAICTDNVTDVSSKDDQGDLSQFVNTVDSFLCQSTIIPGDGRGFRMAISSQSISLADTFMGATVDTVLYGVNAKPDLFPENPHDVPDINFFYRSTQATASCDQGRSSVITVRCDPENSDRGQISVPSSCPAGTCDGCTFHFLWESASACPRCTEADYHLIEGACKGGVQETLYVWNEPKLCTKGVALPPRSSAPCEVIALWLKVGLGVGAFVAVLLVSLTFYFWKKNKRLEYKYSRLVMSANKEGELPAADSCALAEGEEAEDDVVYTQKPSLLGKLRAIANKHENGESSESVQLNSSQADRWVFG from the exons ATGTGGGAGCAGGTGCGCACCCGTTGCTGCGCCCGCTGCCTCTTCTCCatccacctcctcttcctcctcctcttcatcagcagcagcagcggcgctCAGCAATCGGCGGCGTCAGCCGAAGGACACCTGCCGCCGTGCGACAAG GGAGACTACTACTACCAGTACACAGAGTGTGACAGCACAGGGTCCAGATGGAGGGTCGCCATCCCACTCAGCTCAGGGTCCTGCTCGGACCTTCCCTCTCCGACCAAAGGCACCGACTGCT CCTTCTCCTGTCCAGCTGGAATGTTTCTGGAAATGTCTTCCCAGTTGTGCACGCCGTGCGCAGCCGGATCTTACTCTCTGGGCAGCGGCCTGAGGTTCGACCAATGGGACGCCATTCCTGCTGGCTTCACAAGCCTGGCCAGCTTTTTGGACCCTGGGCCAAACGTAGAGGACATTCAGGCCTGTAACAG TTCCAGCTCATCATGGACGCCGCAGGGTGTGTACCTGGAGTCCAACCGCGACGAGTGCACGGTCTCCCTAGTTTACGCCGTCCATCTGGAAAAACAGGGATCTGTGTCTTTCACCTATCAGTATCCAGACAACAACATTTTCTTTGAATTCTAC GTCCAGAACGAGCAGTGCCAGGAGATGTCCCAGACCGACGACCAGAAGTGGATTAAAGTCACTAGCAGTGGAGAATGGGGCACACATACA GTGAGCCTGAAGTCGGGCACAAACATCCTGTACTGGAGGACGACTGGGATAATTGTCGGAGGAAAGATGGTGAAACCGGTGCTGCTGAAGAACATCCAAATAGAGG GTGTTGCCTACACGTCACAGTGTTTTCCATGTCGGCCCGGCTGGTTCAGCCCGACGCCCGGTTCCTCCTCCTGCCAAGCGTGCCCTAGCAACACTTACTCCAGGAAGGGAGCGTCCTCCTGTTCGCCCTGCCCTGAACACTACTACTCCC ATGAGGGATGGGCTGAATGTAAGGTGAGACCGCCCTGCTCGGAGAAGGATTACTTCCAGATTCACACAGCCTGCGACAGCGAGGGAAAG ACGCAGGTGCTGTATCGCTGGGTGGAGCCCAAAATCTGCGTGGAGAACATCACGGGGGCCGTCAAGCTGCCTGCGACAGGACAGAGAGAGCCCTGCCCCCCATGCAACCCCGGCTACTACAACAGCAACGACTCCACCTGTCTGCCCTGCCCACCTGGAACACACTCTGACGGCAcctatg TGTGCGTTGAGTGCCCTGCAGGTACAGAACCCGTGTTGGGTTACGAGTACAAATGGTGGAACGTGCTGCCTCCCAACATGAAGACCTCTTGTTTCAACGTGGGGAACTCCAAATGTGACGACATGAACG GATGGGAGGTCGCTGGAGATCATGTTCGCAGCGGAGCGGGAAGTTCTGATAACGATTACCTCATCCTAAGTCTGCACGTGCCTGGGTTTAA GGTGCCGGCCTCGCTCTCAGGGATGACTGGCGGAGAGTTTGGACGCATCACCTTTGTGTTCGAGACCATCTGCTCTGCTGACTGTGAGCTCTACTTCATGATG GACGTGAACAGCAAGAGCACCACAGTGGTGGAGTCCTGGGAGGGCAGCAAGGGGAAGCAGGCGTTCTCGCACAGCATGACCAGAAACGCCTCCGTCACGTACACCTGGGCCTTTCAGAGGACGAGCCACGCTCTGGAT GTCCGCCGTTACGTCAGCGACACGGTGAAGATCTACTCCATCAGTGTGACCAATGTCCTGGAAGGGGTGGCGTCGGCGTGCCGGGCCTGCGCTCTCGTTCCGCAGAACTCCCAGCGCGCCGGCTCCTCCTGCGTTCCCTGCCCCGCTGGTTTCTTTATCGACCGCGACACAAACAGGTGCCAGGAGTGCCCGTCCAACACCTACCTGAGCGGGCGACACACCTATGGCCAGGACGCGTGCATTGCCTGTGGACCTGGAAGCATCAGCAACAAG gAGCATTCCCGCTGCTTCAGCGACTGCTCTTTCACCCACACAGAGAACAACAGAacgctgacctttgacctcagcCCCATGAGTGACGTGGCTTCGCTGATACTGGGGCCAAGTTTCACCTCTAAAGGCACAAAGTACCTTCACCTGTTCAACATCAGCCTCTGTGGCCACCAG GGAAAAAGAGCCGCCATCTGCACCGACAACGTCACCGACGTGTCCAGCAAAGACGACCAGGGGGACTTGTCTCAGTTCGTCAACACGGTGGACAGCTTCCTCTGCCAGTCCACCATCATCCCCGGAGATGGGCGGGGCTTCAGGATGGCCATTTCCTCCCAGTCCATCAGCCTCGCTGACACCTTCATGG GGGCCACAGTGGACACCGTTCTCTATGGAGTGAACGCCAAGCCGGACCTGTTCCCAGAGAATCCACACGACGTTCCCGACATCAACTTCTTCTACAG GTCAACACAGGCGACGGCCTCCTGTGATCAGGGTCGAAGTTCTGTCATCACGGTTCGCTGTGACCCAGAAAACTCTGACCGAGGACAAATCTCTGTGCCCAG CTCCTGTCCAGCAGGAACGTGTGATGGATGCACGTTTCACTTCCTGTGGGAGAGCGCCAGCGCCTGTCCGCGCTGCACCGAGGCCGACTACCACCTGATCGAGGGAGCCTGCAAAGGAGGCGTCCAG GAAACCTTGTACGTGTGGAACGAGCCGAAGCTGTGCACCAAAGGTGTGGCGCTGCCTCCTCGAAGCTCCGCCCCCTGCGAGGTCATCGCTCTGTGGCTGAAGGTCGGCCTTGGAGTCGGAGCCTTCGTCGCCGTGCTGCTCGTCTCCCTCACTTTCTAtttctggaagaaaaacaagag GCTGGAGTACAAATACTCTCGTCTGGTGATGTCTGCCAACAAGGAAGGTGAGCTGCCAGCTGCAGACAGCTGTGCCCTGGCTGAAGGGGAGGAGGCCGAGGACGACGTGGTCTACACCCAGAAACCCTCCCTGCTGGGGAAACTCAGGGCCATCGCCAACAAG catgAGAACGGAGAGAGCAGCGAGTCGGTGCAGCTGAACTCCTCTCAGGCCGATCGATGGGTTTTTGGATAA